GCCACCTGTGTTTTCCTGCCTGTACATTTAGGAGGGTGACACACATCAACATCAGCATGTCTACAGAGGGTTCAGCACGAGTGTTAGTCCAGACCATTAACCGCCATGCTAGCAGCTGCGACCACAGCTGTCACAGCTGTACAGGGCAGAAAGCAGAGCCACCCCACACAAGTACCCCAGCAGTAGGGAGTGCGGACTGGGAGCCCTTCCAGCCAGGACACAGAGCTCATCAGTCACCTTGAGCGTGACCTTGGCCACTCCCTTGACCCCCCATGAGTCACAGGTGGAGGGAAAGAGAAGTACAGGCTGCTAAAAACAGTCTTAACAGTCCCCTCTCATGGCCAGTCAACTCCTCAATCGCTCCACCCCAGCTAGCACTCAGGCTGCACTGTGTGTTTGGCACATGGCTTAATTACAGGGGAAGTGGAATTATGGGGCCATGTGTGTCTGGGAGGACAAGTCAGCCTCCACGCTAATCCTCCTGGGATCCAATCAGCTATGAGAGCTGAGAGGGCTGGCTAattgcaccccccaccccccaacaggCCGCTGTTCACCTGCCGCTCTCTGATTAGGTGCAGTGCTGGGACCGGCACGATACAAAGCTAGATTTGTGCGTGTGCCTGGGGGGGTATTTGTGCTGTCTGTTGAAAAACAAGTCACAGGCTCTCACACCTGTCTGAGTGAGAGCTCTCATTGGCCAGCTGACTTCcagccctgcccccaccctATCAGCACTGCTTTTGCTGAGTTGCTTCTCTAAAGAACcagtgtggtggtggggggataTTTACACTGATCTGAGTAAACAAACCAGTGCTGGGAGAAGCCAACTGGGAGCTCAATGGTTCACGAAGGAACACCAGTAAAGCCATGTCCAATAAAACGCCATCAGCCACTACATGTAATGAGTTTAGCATGTTTTAAAGTGTATGGGTATATATATCAGAGATATACCAAAAGGACAGGCAGTAAATGGAAATCAGGTTAGGAACTAATCTGATGAACAATAGCAATAGTGCCCCCTGGTGCCTAGCAGCTGCCTAGCCTAACCTGGGTCATCTTGTCAACAGAGACAGGAATGCCGTCGATGGTCAGTGGCGGCAGCTCAGAGCTCAGCTCGGGGGCTGGGGGCGCATGCTCGGCCAATGCATTCTCAAGGTCCTCCAGAATCATGCTCTTGTACTTcctcacctgcagggggcagcagaaaAACCACTGAAAGGTAGACAAGGCTTGTTCTTCTGTTCGTGACTGGATTTACTGATGGATACCTTAATATCGCTGCCTAGATGAGAACTACtgatataatttttaaataattcattaagCTCCTTTTCAACTACGGTGGAAACAAAGTTGTTTAGAACAACCTGCTCTACGAAGTGCTATCTAGGAATTATGAATATTTTCATGTGCTGAGATACAATAGAAATAAAGGCAATATACGCAGGCAGGAAAGGAGAGGTGAGAGTGGCAGGCGGCTGGGATATACCACATTCTCCAGTGGTGCTGCCCCGAACACCTTAAAGACGGCGTTGGGCTTGGAGGGCGAGATGCAGAGCACGATGGCTTGCTGGCCCACGCGGGTGGTGTACTCATCCAGCGTGGCCCGCAGCTTCCTGGGGAGGCAAACGGCTCATGCTCAGTGGCCGACACGTGACAGCTCGGCTTCTCGGGGATTTGCGGCCGCAGGGAAGGCGGATGGCCAGGGCATAGTGTGACCCCCGAGGACTCCTGCTGTGATGCTGTGATGTCTAGTATCATCAGTCGTATCCGTGTTGTGCGCAGAGGCAGATCAGAACCCCTAGGGCGGCGCTCACCTGAGCAATCGCGTCTGCTGCCGTTTTCGGATGGAGGGGTTGGATTCGAAGATGTGCGGCCGTTTGCGCTTCTTCCCCGTCGCCACAGCAGCAGCTGCCGCCATTCCTACTGGGCCTAGAGGGGAAAGAAGAGGTGAGGGAGCTGTgtggagagcatgcaaaccccAAAAGATACACCAGGGCCACCGATCATGTAGTCGGTCTAAAAATATTCTGGGCTGGCAGTTTTTCCTCCTCGCTTTTGGCTACAAGAGAATATTCTGCCAGCCAGACCAAAGAATCTGTCTGATGATTAGACATGTATTTTGCTATAATGGTTTCACAGCAATTATATATGTTCCCTGAAATCAAAAATTTCTCAAGGATCCATTTTTGGTGAGTGTCACAGTCACTCAAGctgtttttggctttttttttgtttagaagTTTGTGGTGTAAGGGCTCCATCTTGTGGACATGCCCATCACTACAAGCACATCTCACCAGCAGCAGCCAGGTGGGCTGTGACCTCATCTGCCCCAGTGGAGTTGAGGATGTCTGAGTCATCATAGGTGTCATCTTCGGGTGAGGAGGGCGAGTCCTCGTCGGCGCTCAGCATGCTGTGCTCTGTGTAGGTGGCCACATGGACCTGCTGCACCTGGCCAGCCACTGCATGTGCCTCGATGGTGCTCATGTCTGTCTGGTGCTCCTCCATGGCCTATCTGTCGCTCACCTGGATCAGCTGGGAGGGCAGGAGCCGGAAACACACACCGGGGGTTCATTACAGCTACAGGGAGAGGTACAACACTCTAAATACCTCTGGGGAACTTTGAGTGGCGCACAATTAGCATGTTTTGTGTATAGCAGCTAAACGTTACACTTCTGGCCCATAAGTTTCCATTATAGATTACATCAAATAGCTGAGCCATGGTTCTCGGTTTGGTCCCAGCCAAACTAAAACACATGAACAGATGAGACACTGGATTTCTTTGGAGCAGACTGGCCCATTACAACCAAAGGGCTAATCAGTTTCTAATCTGTGCTTCTTTGTTTCATGAAGGTACTGTGTCGTTTTCCTTTGCTTCTTGCTGTAATTTTGCAGATGTTACATCTTAAGGTGGATACACTGCAGGATACACTCACCTTCCTTCCTGTATGTATAGTGAACCTGACAAAAACTTATTAAATGAATCCATCAGCTATCTTCCAGCCATCTGCGACCCACTTCTCCAGCTGAGGGTCATGGTGGTATTTTAACTAAAATGGTGACGCTGTATTTCTAATTCCATAACCACTTTAAATTTCAGCCTGCTTTCGTGTGCATCACTGAGAGCTCAACACCGCTTCTGACGTGTGCTTTGTTTGATAAGATTTAACAGACCTTTGCATCAGAATACACCAAAATTATTTGTGATGACATAGAGACATTATAAaactttagattttttttctttatttatcaCCAACAgcataaatatatttaagtgcttacaaaaatgtttaaaatacaaaatcCATTTATCCTATGCCATATTACAGTGGAGCAGCTCTTTACATACACTCCCTGGCCACGGTATTAGGTACACCTACACAACTGCTGGTCGAAacaaatatctaatcagccaatcatatgttaGGCAGCACAAtgaataaaatcatgcagatacaggtcagTTAATCTTCACAATATCCACcaaaatgggaaagaaagatgatttaagtgactttgtaCATGGcatgttggtgccagacaggaaAGGAACGTGCACTGATCACAGTGCGCAAGGAGTCGTGCTCTGATCACAGTGCGTAAGGAGTTGTGCACTGATAGTGtgtgtaaggagcgtgcactgatcacagtgcgtaaggagtcgtgcactgattacagtgcgtaaggagtcGTGCACTGATCAGAGTGCGTAAGGAGTcgtgcactgatacagtgtgtaaggagtcGTGAACTgatacagtgcgtaaggagtcGTGCACTGATAGAGtgtgtaaggagcgtgcactgatcacagtgcgtaaggagtcgtgcactgatacagtgtgtaaggagcatgcactgatcacAGTGCGTAAGGAGTCGTGCACTGATAGAGtgtgtaaggagcgtgcactgatcaCAGTGCATAAGGAGTcgtgcactgatacagtgtgtaaggagcatgcactgattacagtgcgttgccacacccaccacataacaaaccacctcagggatgagaacctgagtgcagccatgtggcgggtgatccctcagcaccacactagtctgaatggaccagtgtgaggtttatttttttccaatggCTGGTGTGTCAATCCTGCCACCTACCCCCAAGTTactccctgtaagttggaggacctccttataggactggatgtagattaatgtcatacccagaacgaagcaactgcaggttaatggccttgctcaagggcccaacagagtatGATCACTCTGGGCGttcaggggatttgaaccaacagcCTTCCAGTTACTAGCatagatccctagcctcagagccaccactccgcCATCAGCCAGACAGGCTGGTATGAAATTTTCAGAAACTGGtgatctactgggattttcacgcacagcCATCTCAAGGGTTTACAGAAAATGGGCtgggaaaaaacatccagtgagctgcGATTCTCTGGGAAAAATgctacaaccaaggtatgcagaagagcctCTCTGAATGCACAGTGTATCgaaccttgaagcagatgggctacagcagcagaagaccacaccgggtgccactcctgtcagctacgAACAGGAAGctgaggctacagtgggcacAGGCTCAGCAAAACTGGACAATGGGAGATTGGAAAAACGTTGCCTGGTCAGACAAGtcttgggcagtggtggcttaatggttagggacgtGCACTTGTAATTataagattgcaggttcaaatccccgaccagcaaagcaccactgaggtaccctgagcaaggtaccgcccccaagcactgctcaaCAGGGCATTGAATTAACTGCCCCTGCTGTCACATATCGgtgaaatgcagaggacacattttgtggttgtgctgtggtgtgtcaacagtGACAATTAAGAATTTCTGCTGTGACATTCAGATGGTAAGGTTAGAATTTGCCGTAAGCAACATAAAAGCATGGATACCTTGTATCAACAATTCTGCTTAGTGACAGtgatgtaatggtgtgggggatattttcttggcacCCTTTGGGACCCTTAGTACCAATtgagcatcgtttaaatgccacagtctacctgagcattgtcgctgaccatgtccatccctttatgaaaaCAGTGTAAACAGCTTCTAATGGCttcttccagcaggataacacACCCTGTCATAAAGCTCATATCCCAGATTGGTTTCTTGAAcgtgacaatgagttcactgtactcaaatggcctccacagtcaccagatctcagtCCAAAAGAGCACCAATGGGATGTGGTGGACGGGAGATTCACATTATGAAGATGCAGCCGAACAAATATGGtcatgtcaacatggaccaaagtctctAAGGAATGTTTCAAGCCATTTGCTGAATCTATGCCATGAAGAactaaggcagttctgaagtcAAAAGCGGGTCCAACCCAATACTagcaaggtgtacctaataaagtggccagtgagtgcaTATCATGTCAGCATAGGTGGAAATTCAcgaaacatttttataattccaATCACATACAGTTCACAGTGAGAATTAACCATAATTAACCAAGCTTTTTGTCTGGCTAACCAATGTTTTGATGGGTTAAAGCTCCTAGCAGGTTGTTAGAttcattaaatgaaaacattagTTATAACTATTACTGTCGCTAACACTGGAACCTAACTAGAGAACAGCCCAGCAGCTCCTTAAAACTTCATAGGCCGCCAACACCCGGCCCGCCGCAGCGAAGGCTCTGCTGATCTGACCTTCCCAGCCCAGGCACGCTTCCTCGACCGGCGGCCACCAAACGGAGAAGCGCCTCACTTCGAAACCAACCGAGTACATCCGGTTCTTCGGGCGTCAAGGCGCCAGCCCGCAGCCTCCCGCAGATCGCGACCCCAAATTAAGTGTTTTTTCTTCGCGATCGGGAGCGAAGAGGCCGGAGGAAGCGCTGTCATCCACACTAAGGCTGCGGGCGGCGGCATGAGACCGGTTGCTGGTCGCATCCTTAAGCGGTTCCCAGCGAGCCAGCGTTGCATACGCCACTTCTGTTACGGCCAACAATCAACCTAAAGGTATTAATAAAACTAAGGAATTACAGAGCGCCCTTAGCTGTTATTAATGAGACAAAGAGACCGCCGGCTGGATCGTTAACACGCTCACCGCAATGCATCTTAGCACCCAGTGTACGTAAAAACGGGAAGAGCATGTTATGGGTGTTAAAACGCACATCGAATTATTTCTGACATGTCCCCATTAATAAAATGCCGTGACGCGATCGCCATTAGTATATCCGAAGGGATGCTAGCGACCGCAGCACCGCCCGCCGCCGTTAGGCAACAGCAGATGGGGGCCTAGAGTGGCCTGCCTGCGCTTATGCTTCCTCCTCCTTTATCGGCGCTTTAACCTGAGTCCGCTCGCAAAACGGCGCCCCACAATCGGCGAAACCCCCGCTATCGTTCCGCGTCGGCGCGGACCCCCCGTCCCTCCACCGAGCCGCCGCTGCCGGGTTCTTTGCTGCGGCTGCGCCGGGGCTGAAATAGCTGGAGATTGCGCGGTAGGGCACTAACCTCAGAGCGGCTGCGCTGCTCCGGGCCTGCGCCGTGCGTTACGGGGTTGGCAATCCGAGCGCTAATGCAGGACAAAGAGCAGGGGCGCAGCGGCGCATCGCAGCCGGGGACCTGGGGCTTCAACACGTCACGGAGCGGCCGTCACGGACACGGGCGCCATGCTGGGGAGGGAAGGCGGCGGGGAAGAGCTGCTCGGGGCATTTCGGGGGAAACAGCCTCTCGGTGGGCGACGATGGGAAGCCAGTTTAATGCTTTCTTGTAGCTGCCTAACTCTTCAAGTCAGTGTCTTTAATGTGAATGTGCATGCACGTCTGTGTGTACCTGAGCCTAAGGGACTGTCAAAGCAGCTTCATGCTCGGGTCCCACAAAGAGAAATACTGTATCACAGTATCAACTGAGGTTAATCCAAAATATTGATATAAGGACTGGACGAGGTTTATAAAACAAACAGTCGTTAGGACAAAATATAGGTTTACAACTAAAAACATACAATCCAGCTAATATTTTTTGCTGACGATTCAATTAAGTAACATGAATTATTAGCCACACGGAAATGCTTTTATCAGATACATATCTTGAGATGAAATCGCTTAATTCATTTGGAAATACTTTAGTGTCAAATGAACAGTCATATTTTACAAAGTTGCTGAACATCTTAGAGGGCACATTTCTTCATTGAACCAAAAGCAATACGcagattttaaaaacaaaaataagagAAAAAATGTATTGGCACGAGTATGGTTTGACGTCTATTGTTTACTTGTATGTAGTTTgcctttcttttcctttttctttggTGCTTTTGACCTGCCAAATCCTCTGAATTGTAAGCAGTCCACTGCATTATGGGCGATGTAGTAAACGTTCTCCATAGCAGCTGCGCTGAATATGTCACCTTCTTTTTCGGCGGACTTGACATTCAATGATCTCTTTTTGGACGAGATTTTCCGCTTGTTCTTTTTGGTTGGTTCAGCACTTTGCAGTTTTGATGTTCTGGTTTTTGTAGGCTGTAGAAAACACATGAACATGTATTAGTAACCTAACGGCCGTTTGTTGTAGTAATTCCTCCTCTTACACCACTTGTATCTTCAATTATTTAAACTTTCATTACATAGATTACGTTCGGAACAGCTATCTGCCAAACTATGTGATTATACAATATATGAGAATGCATAAAGGAGCATAATAATACACTAATGTATAATACTGGCTTTTAAATGAATGGAAATCAATTACCATTCTGTCAACTTTATTCAGTTATTCTGTTTCATCACAATTCGCAGTCTGCAAAAATCAGGTAAACGGTTTGATTGTCTTTGATGGTTGATAGTCTGTCATGGTCAGTATTTGAAAACTCCTGATCTAGTCAGGCCTCTTTATTCCAGTTTAATTCGATATTTCCACGGCTGATATATTTAGATTTACCCGAAAGACTAGTAGTACAGAGAatatattttactgtattttttttttgtaactacAGTTATCGGTGGAAATCAGTATGCCATATTACGCCAAACTCAAAATCAATTACAATCAGTCAGCAATCACTGAAACTTGCAATTTACACAAAAGTATCACAGGATGATCGGGGTTGTCATTACGTTTCCAAATGTACTATACCGACTGGAAGGGCTCTGCAAAATTCCAGGTAAGTTCAAAAGAATTGATAACTTTCCTTCCGTTACTTAATGCTCCGGCTTTCATTGACGAGGGCCAGCCTCTGTTGACGTGTGGTTGCCTTGGGGACGGTCTGGAAGTGAGCTGGCGTGTCTGTGTCCGGCGGCTCTGAATGGGTCGGTATGTTTTCAGGAAATGTTCATTGTATAGAGGCTGAAGTTACACCAACAACTAGCTGAGGGAAACTGCAATCATCACTGGAATACCTAGAAAAGGTATCGCTGTGTAGGTATATACATACTGCCTTTATGATGTCATAATGAGTCACAACACACCAACGTAAAGTGCCTTGGCACAACTAtcttgtgaaaggcgctatataaaaataatttggaGTCTACTCCTTATATACTTGTTAAATAGGTAGACATTGAGAATTCCGCTGTATGCCTCAGATTTGCATGTAAAGTTACGATATAGAGTAATAAgtacaaggggaaaaaaatgtggtCATCATTCACATGGGTTCTTAAAAAAAAGTGATTCGCCCAGCCGTAGATATCTAGATgaaaacaaaatcaagttaACTATTTTGCGCATGGTGACGTTTCACAAATCAGAAGAAATTGAGAAAATGAGGGGAAGGTAATTTCCCTTCGAAAAAGGACCAAATCATAATTAACTTCATGCATTTCCTCATTTCCTTTACATCAATAGTATGTCAATTATTTCAAGTTTTAACGTAAAATGCGATGTCACACcaaaacgtgtgtgtgtgtgtgggggggggggggggttgcaatcAGGGAcagattatgggttgtgtgggcccctgggcaaaacgttcgcgagggcccccaccccatcccaccaccaccaccacaattcaagggcccttggcagccaaacgccctccctccatgtttccatcagaggccctatagggtcaggggcccttgtaggcagaggatcaaagaatgtaggccctctaaaatagacgaacaaaaatacattgttgataagcgttgcaaattgttttgggctaggggccccatgggccccctgcaccccaagggcccctgagcagcggccccgctggcccggtccgtaatccgtccccggTTGCAATACCATTCCTTTGCAATGCCCATGGGTAGTTAGAAAATCCGCCAAGGGGGTGAAAATACGCCGAATAAAAACAGCTAAAAAAAACGAAACATAAGCCATAGATTATTCACAGtctatttctttatttttagaTTACAGAATCTTTATTGCTCATTACCTATAATCACTTGAAATATTTCAAACCTTTTAAACCTGTACAACTTTAAAACTAAAAATTTAACCGGTCGTTTTCGGAGTGAATTTCAGATCCACTTTGCGTTAGAGGTGCTGCTGTTAACCTCTCCCACACGATGGCGCTAAAGGACAACGCAGCGTATACATCGTGCATCACACGTAAGGATCGCATGTGGGCGCGCAGGTCTGGTGTACAAGTAGTCATACCAAGAATAACCGGAAACATAAATTCTGCGATTAAaaattattgtaaaataataataaaaatgctgcGGGTGGGAGTACATGAACTGGACAAAATGTCTTAATTTGTGCCTAATCACTTTTCAATTATATAACCCACTGACGCACAGAATGGGCACAAAAACATAAAAGTGCAATTACAGAGGTGAACAAGGGAAACTTAGGGACTAGTATGGGAATGTCTGGAAAAACGTGAGATTGAAAGAGGCCAACGAGCCAATAAGACACATCATGGGAATGTTATTAGGATGAAACATTTTCAGGCAGTTTCCTTTGTCCAAAAGAATTTAACCAAAATCATCCGGAATGGCCAAATTTTCCAGACACAGCAAACATAAATTCAACATTTACATGATGTCTAAACAGTTCACAAACAAAATTCTTAAACAGAGTCCATCTTACCAGAAGTAAATCCCCCCCcatgatttttcattttatcGTTGAAATGATGACTTCAGCACACTGAATTCTACAAGTGAAATTTACACTTAAGAGTAATTACTTTTTCTTATGAGAACATATTCATAACAAAGAAATAACAATGGAGGAAAATAGAGTCTTACATTTCTTTACAAAATGTTTCTGTACACTTCATGTTGTTGTATCATTAGCTATTTAAATAtgctaaattaaaataacattacAGCACGGGCTCTTACGGATAAATCTGTCTACCTGAATCACAGGCATCACGAAAAATTCAGAGGAAGGGAAACTTTAGAGCGTCAGAGAACAGAACAATAATGAATGAAACATGAGCAGCTTCGGCAGCACTGAGCAGAGAAGCTGTCTTTGCAGTGTCCGTGTGATAAGGACACCAGGGGTCCAGTCCGCAAACTCAATAACATACTACATCTGTCCAGACGAGGAGAGGAGCTTTAAAA
This window of the Paramormyrops kingsleyae isolate MSU_618 chromosome 1, PKINGS_0.4, whole genome shotgun sequence genome carries:
- the LOC111838560 gene encoding small lysine-rich protein 1 translates to MPTKTRTSKLQSAEPTKKNKRKISSKKRSLNVKSAEKEGDIFSAAAMENVYYIAHNAVDCLQFRGFGRSKAPKKKEKKGKLHTSKQ